One part of the Gemmatimonadota bacterium genome encodes these proteins:
- a CDS encoding FAD/NAD(P)-binding oxidoreductase codes for MKNIVILGAGTGGTMMAAKLRRALDPDEWSLTVIDRDDRHIYQPGLLFLPFGMYNERDLFKPRSRFIPSGVAMVFGEIDVIEPEQNRVRMAGGRTLDYDLLIIATGSRIAPEDTEGMTAAGWRDSVFDFYTLEGAQALGRSLQRFDGGQLVVHMTDMPIKCPVAPLEFAFLADWYLRENGLREKTRLTYVTSLSDAFTKPRASAALADLLRTKEIEIEPDFAAASVDGSAGVLKSWDDREVPFDMLVTVPIHRGSEVIARSGMGDDLDFVPTDPYTLVARDWPNVFVIGDATDVPTSKAGSVAHFESEILFDNVLRWVGGREPVSAFDGHANCFIETGFGKAVLLDFNYDTEPLPGKFPLPGLGPLSLLAESEANHWGKLAFRSVYWNLLMRGADLSAVGPAMPMAGKWT; via the coding sequence GTGAAGAACATCGTGATTCTCGGCGCCGGAACCGGCGGGACGATGATGGCCGCGAAGCTCCGTCGGGCGCTCGATCCCGACGAGTGGAGCCTCACCGTCATCGACCGGGATGACCGGCACATATATCAGCCCGGCCTGCTCTTCCTGCCCTTCGGCATGTACAACGAGCGGGACCTCTTCAAGCCCCGATCTCGCTTCATTCCCTCCGGCGTAGCGATGGTCTTCGGCGAAATCGACGTGATCGAGCCGGAGCAGAACCGCGTACGGATGGCGGGCGGAAGGACCCTGGATTACGACCTCCTCATCATCGCCACCGGAAGCCGCATCGCCCCGGAGGACACGGAAGGCATGACGGCCGCCGGCTGGCGAGACAGCGTCTTCGACTTCTACACGCTGGAGGGTGCCCAGGCGCTCGGCCGGTCTCTGCAGCGCTTCGACGGTGGGCAGCTCGTCGTTCACATGACCGACATGCCCATCAAGTGCCCCGTGGCCCCCCTGGAGTTCGCCTTCCTCGCGGACTGGTACCTGCGGGAGAACGGGCTGCGGGAGAAGACCCGGCTGACCTACGTGACCTCCCTCTCGGACGCCTTCACCAAGCCTCGCGCCTCCGCGGCCCTGGCGGACCTCCTGCGCACGAAGGAGATCGAGATCGAACCCGATTTCGCCGCCGCTTCGGTCGATGGATCGGCCGGCGTGCTGAAGAGCTGGGATGATAGGGAGGTGCCGTTCGACATGCTCGTCACCGTCCCGATCCACAGGGGCAGCGAGGTGATCGCCCGCTCCGGCATGGGAGACGACCTGGACTTCGTGCCCACCGATCCATACACGCTGGTCGCGCGGGATTGGCCCAACGTGTTCGTGATCGGCGACGCGACCGACGTGCCGACGTCGAAGGCGGGATCGGTGGCCCACTTCGAGTCCGAGATCCTGTTCGACAACGTGCTCAGGTGGGTGGGCGGCCGCGAGCCGGTGTCCGCCTTCGATGGCCACGCGAACTGCTTCATCGAGACGGGCTTCGGCAAGGCGGTGCTGCTCGACTTCAACTACGACACGGAACCCCTGCCAGGGAAGTTCCCGCTCCCCGGCCTCGGCCCCCTCTCGCTGCTCGCCGAGAGCGAAGCGAACCACTGGGGCAAGCTGGCCTTCCGCAGCGTCTACTGGAATCTGCTGATGAGGGGTGCGGACCTCAGCGCCGTCGGGCCGGCCATGCCGATGGCGGGGAAGTGGACCTGA